A stretch of Brachyhypopomus gauderio isolate BG-103 chromosome 3, BGAUD_0.2, whole genome shotgun sequence DNA encodes these proteins:
- the znf281b gene encoding zinc finger protein 281b, translating into MSIIQDKLGNEFLRNGGMDPNFPPSMIMFSHLPPVTSFARLTSQSVVADLPQEMILKKERDSPEHGAGFLHSMGIKQEKLSEFDYRLPLYGAGPETASGGGGKCTDMLDVSMGNHTNMLLHDIGLSNFPGRLGKDPKDSSHRRGRRANGEGPEGKTRRKRGESTKSLMLDGDGGPLSPSSKPHICEHCSAAFRSSYHLRRHVLIHTGERPFRCSQCNMSFIQKYLLQRHEKIHSGEKPFSCDQCNMRFIQKYHMERHKRTHSGEKPYKCDTCQQYFSRTDRLLKHKRTCGEAIKKGLDPGMLDLGDEELAHGSYLQTQGSTSAPRKKGKSKNGGEGNERRRKKTGGAAGGHGLSLQNYGVDIPAGPALSTSAIDDGMQNQHVRGPKLVFKKGGRKAADKGLLSMGEAGSSSGPHEQKLLGSKSGSLDLPPGTGALDGMGLLQNASGSKHGGTSSNYDDAMQFLKKRRYLNAANSASGGADYGSVHLQPQQTVIQGGLGEPTLALLDTSPLVSVDSKHDKSGIPDEVLQSLLDHYSHKTDGTHPDVTFDLSDQHHVELHPTSATPELGADEGSSGGSGDKTGIMSEYSKFLLQTLERTSHSGGFTLGPSGAFPSSLFLDKHVYATSPLECGFGQSVTSPLAPSSSSALPKSHFSMLVSSPSPSHASPSPQQGFHLVALEPPAHQQLTPSQELDKPPSPPYPIGAQELASRQKKQQAKNGSSAANGGSGNDADGRSSVYGLAPTPDMVTLEPSKEVDVRSTYQIENFAQAFGSQFKSGRRTPLQYSTDPQGGVGDADPRISRTSVSEFSGYTSLLADVSEPASSGSKTPTSQSYR; encoded by the exons TCCGGTCACCAGCTTTGCACGGCTCACCTCTCAGTCGGTGGTGGCAGATCTGCCCCAAGAAATGATTctgaagaaagagagggattCACCAGAGCATGGTGCTGGGTTCCTGCACAGCATGGGGATAAAGCAGGAGAAGTTAAGCGAGTTTGACTACCGCCTGCCTTTGTACGGAGCTGGCCCTGAGACTGCctctggaggaggaggaaagtGCACAGATATGCTCGATGTTTCCATGGGCAACCACACCAACATGCTTCTTCATGACATCGGCCTTAGCAAT TTTCCAGGAAGATTAGGAAAAGACCCAAAAGACTCTTCACACAGAAGAGGAAGACGGGCAAACGGAGAAGGACCAGAAGGCAAAACCAGAAGGAAACGAGGGGAATCTACCAAG TCACTGATGCTGGATGGGGACGGAGGCCCGCTCTCCCCGAGCTCAAAACCACACATATGTGAACACTGCAGCGCTGCCTTCCGCAGCTCCTATCACCTGCGCAGACACGTGCTTATACACACAG GTGAGAGGCCTTTCAGGTGCAGTCAGTGCAACATGAGCTTCATCCAGAAGTACCTGCTACAGCGACATGAGAAGATCCACAGTG GGGAAAAGCCATTCAGCTGTGACCAGTGTAACATGCGTTTCATTCAGAAGTACCACATGGAGCGGCACAAGAGGACACACAGTGGAGAAAAGCCATATAAATGTGATACCTGCCAACAG TATTTCTCTCGTACGGACCGATTACTGAAGCACAAGAGAACCTGTGGAGAAGCCATAAAGAAGGGCCTGGACCCAGGGATGCTTGACCTCGGAGATGAGGAACTGGCCCATGGCAGCTACCTACAAACTCAGGGAAGCACCAGTGCACCACGCAAGAAGGGCAAGTCGAAGAACGGTGGGGAGGGCAACGAGCGCCGCAGGAAGAAAACAGGCGGGGCTGCCGGGGGCCACGGCCTCAGCCTGCAGAACTACGGTGTGGACATTCCTGCTGGTCCAGCATTGTCCACCTCTGCCATCGACGACGGCATGCAGAACCAGCATGTCCGTGGCCCCAAGCTCGTCTTCAAGAAAGGTGGCCGCAAGGCTGCGGATAAAGGCCTACTCTCCATGGGCGAAGCCGGCTCCAGCTCGGGGCCCCATGAGCAGAAGCTGTTGGGCTCCAAGTCTGGGTCCCTGGATCTGCCCCCAGGCACCGGTGCATTGGATGGCATGGGTCTCCTGCAGAATGCCTCCGGGTCAAAGCATGGGGGAACCAGTAGCAATTACGATGATGCCATGCAGTTCCTGAAGAAGAGGAGATACCTAAATGCAGCAAACAGCGCCAGTGGTGGGGCTGATTATGGCTCGGTCCACCTACAGCCTCAGCAGACGGTCATCCAGGGTGGCCTTGGAGAGCCCACACTGGCCTTGCTGGACACCTccccactggtcagtgttgacAGCAAGCATGACAAGTCTGGTATTCCTGATGAAGTGCTGCAGAGCCTCCTGGACCACTACTCGCACAAAACCGATGGTACCCATCCGGATGTGACTTTCGATCTCTCTGACCAGCACCACGTGGAGCTGCACCCCACGTCCGCCACACCGGAGCTGGGAGCAGACGAGGGCTCCTCGGGCGGATCTGGAGACAAGACCGGGATCATGAGCGAGTACTCCAAGTTCCTGCTGCAGACCCTGGAGAGGACCAGCCACAGTGGCGGCTTCACCCTCGGCCCCAGCGGCGCCTTCCCCAGCTCTCTCTTCCTCGACAAGCATGTCTACGCCACCTCCCCCCTGGAGTGCGGCTTCGGTCAGTCCGTCACCTCTCCGCTCGCTCCTTCCTCCTCATCGGCTCTACCAAAGTCCCACTTCAGCATGCTCGTGAGTTCCCCGTCACCGTCCCATgcttccccctccccccagcagGGATTCCACCTGGTAGCTCTGGAGCCTCCTGCTCACCAGCAACTCACCCCGTCTCAAGAGCTGGACAAGCCGCCCTCACCCCCCTATCCAATTGGCGCCCAGGAGCTTGCCAGCAGGCAAAAAAAGCAGCAAGCGAAGAATGGCAGCTCCGCAGCCAACGGTGGCAGTGGGAATGACGCAGACGGCAGATCTTCCGTCTACGGCCTGGCTCCAACTCCTGACATGGTGACCTTGGAGCCCTCCAAGGAAGTGGACGTACGTTCCACATACCAGATTGAGAACTTCGCCCAGGCCTTCGGCTCCCAGTTTAAATCGGGGCGCCGGACCCCGCTGCAGTACAGCACTGACCCCCAGGGTGGGGTCGGCGATGCAGATCCCCGGATATCGCGGACTTCCGTGTCAGAATTCTCAGGGTATACTAGTCTGTTAGCTGACGTTAGCGAGCCAGCTAGCTCAGGAAGCAAAACCCCCA